From a region of the Arachis ipaensis cultivar K30076 chromosome B09, Araip1.1, whole genome shotgun sequence genome:
- the LOC107618843 gene encoding rRNA-processing protein EFG1, which produces MAHGGYNKRRVRVNPASRRSNSSSTASTSAPKALKPKPPVSLKNQIRSAERMLRKQNLPAEVREAQQQKLDALKKQQEIHTRLAAERKIFLRDRKIKFFERRKIERRIRRLEKLQRAASHQLQASEASEQLSKLKKDLQYVMYFPKTEKYVPLFTGGDDSEIVDRRNGLRKQIEDRLIAAAASGKDLEETGSEDDGLLDLSEDDFFLAGSSSDEADADDEWTDKSTREQASSASGKAVSGGMSSDEKNQRQISARALMPPPRPSNKKLSRFGSTSGQNSSSLRSDISTSSNTSNSKSSSDFRSRGPSSTGHGSSLSSNSDAHKPRRKRRPKKKKKQA; this is translated from the exons ATGGCTCACGGCGGCTACAACAAGCGGCGCGTGAGGGTCAACCCCGCAAGTCGCCGTTCCAACTCCTCCTCCACCGCCTCCACGTCCGCCCCTAAGGCTCTCAAGCCTAAACCGCCGGTTTCACTCAAAAACCAGATTCGGTCGGCGGAGCGTATGCTGCGGAAGCAGAACCTGCCGGCGGAGGTGAGGGAGGCGCAGCAGCAGAAGCTCGACGCACTCAAGAAGCAGCAGGAGATCCACACGCGCCTCGCTGCCGAGCGCAAGATCTTCCTCCGCGATAGGAAGATTAAGTTCTTCGAGCGAAGGAAGATCGAGAGGCGCATCAGGCGCCTCGAGAAGCTTCAGCGCGCCGCTTCCCACCAGCTACAAGCATCTGAGGCTTCCGAACAGCTTTCCAAGCTTAAGAAAGATCTTCAATACGTTATG TACTTTCCAAAGACTGAGAAGTATGTTCCTTTGTTTACCGGAGGTGACGATTCGGAGATAGTTGACAGGAGGAACGGGCTGCGCAAGCAGATTGAGGACAGATTGATTGCAGCCGCAGCAAGTGGCAAGGACTTAGAAG AGACTGGCAGTGAGGATGATGGCCTTTTGGATCTGAGTGAAGATGATTTTTTCCTCGCTGGGAGTTCTAGTGATGAAGCAGATGCAGATGATGAATGGACAGACAAAAGCACGAG AGAGCAGGCTTCTAGTGCATCTGGCAAAGCAGTGTCTGGTGGCATGTCCAGTGATGAAAAAAATCAG AGACAGATTTCTGCTAGAGCTTTAATGCCCCCTCCTCGCCCCTCAAACAAGAAGCTGTCAAGGTTTGGGTCAACTTCAGGCCAAAATTCATCTAGTCTAAGATCCGATATTTCCACATCCAGCAACACTTCGAATAGCAAAAGCAGCTCAGACTTTAGATCAAGGGGACCTTCAAGCACAGGCCATGGTAGTAGTCTAAGCTCCAACTCTGATGCGCACAAACCTCGTAGAAAGAGGAGgcctaaga